One genomic segment of Candidatus Zixiibacteriota bacterium includes these proteins:
- a CDS encoding 2-oxoacid:acceptor oxidoreductase family protein has protein sequence MRQREVTLAGFGGQGIMTAGQLLAYAGMAEGKQVVWIPSYGPEMRGGTANCTVVVSDNRIGSPIITNPQAACVFNRPSLEKFGPLVKPGGILLINSSLIDTVSGRNDISEYLIPANDIAIKSGNAKAANMVMLAAYVILSGIVKFDTILKMLEEKMGEKKALLEINRRALAEGRALAEKLQHKVKV, from the coding sequence ATGCGCCAGCGGGAAGTCACATTGGCTGGATTTGGCGGACAGGGGATAATGACCGCCGGTCAGTTGCTGGCTTATGCCGGTATGGCGGAAGGAAAGCAGGTGGTCTGGATTCCTTCGTACGGTCCCGAGATGCGCGGCGGCACCGCTAACTGCACCGTAGTAGTCTCCGATAACCGAATCGGTTCCCCCATCATCACCAATCCGCAGGCTGCCTGCGTTTTTAACCGTCCCTCGCTTGAAAAGTTCGGTCCGTTGGTAAAGCCTGGAGGCATATTGCTTATCAACTCCTCTCTCATTGACACTGTTTCCGGTCGAAATGATATATCCGAATATCTGATTCCGGCCAATGATATCGCCATAAAGTCCGGCAATGCCAAAGCCGCCAATATGGTAATGCTCGCCGCTTATGTTATCTTGAGCGGCATCGTGAAATTCGACACCATACTGAAAATGCTCGAAGAAAAAATGGGGGAGAAAAAGGCGCTGCTGGAGATAAATCGCCGGGCTCTTGCCGAAGGGCGCGCTCTCGCCGAAAAACTGCAGCATAAAGTGAAAGTCTAA
- a CDS encoding NAD(P)H-dependent oxidoreductase subunit E, with amino-acid sequence MTHDLSKIEEIIGRSPKEPAALIAVLQDIQREFHYLPCEALTATATALGVPLSKVFSVSTFYNAFSLTPRGEKIVRICQGTACHIKGAKLVQEQIEANLGIKAGETTADMKFTIEVVNCVGACAMAPVIIVNNMYHGKVRCDQTKKVLGTK; translated from the coding sequence ATGACGCACGACCTTTCCAAAATAGAGGAAATTATCGGACGGAGTCCCAAGGAACCCGCCGCCCTGATTGCCGTTCTCCAGGATATCCAGAGGGAATTTCATTATCTTCCCTGCGAAGCGCTCACGGCGACAGCGACTGCGCTCGGCGTCCCATTAAGCAAAGTCTTCTCCGTTTCGACATTCTATAACGCTTTCAGCCTGACTCCCCGCGGCGAGAAGATTGTCCGGATCTGCCAGGGAACCGCCTGCCATATTAAAGGCGCCAAACTGGTGCAGGAACAGATTGAAGCCAACCTCGGAATCAAAGCCGGCGAAACCACCGCTGACATGAAATTTACCATTGAGGTGGTCAACTGTGTCGGCGCCTGCGCCATGGCGCCGGTGATTATTGTCAATAACATGTATCACGGCAAGGTCCGCTGCGACCAAACCAAGAAAGTCCTGGGGACAAAGTAG
- a CDS encoding (2Fe-2S) ferredoxin domain-containing protein encodes MRIASAESLTRLQKEYQKDAARFPRKILVCLGPGCLAAGSDRIYDAVLDHIARKNIKDVTVEAIKKTGCHGLCTQGPLVTIEP; translated from the coding sequence ATGCGGATCGCCTCGGCCGAAAGTCTCACCCGACTTCAAAAAGAATATCAGAAGGATGCCGCCAGGTTTCCGCGAAAGATTCTGGTCTGCCTTGGGCCCGGCTGTCTGGCGGCAGGCTCAGACCGCATCTACGACGCTGTCCTCGACCATATCGCCAGGAAGAATATCAAAGACGTTACGGTCGAAGCCATCAAGAAGACCGGTTGCCATGGCCTCTGCACTCAGGGTCCGCTGGTTACCATTGAGCC